One stretch of Amycolatopsis sp. 195334CR DNA includes these proteins:
- a CDS encoding flotillin family protein, which produces MDPLILAGVIVGAIIVLFVLLRMLYKVAEPNEALIISGWGVRVQRTETADSLGFKIITGKGVLVIPGFQTARRLSLDTRGANLQVSCVTKQGLPVTVRAVVIYKVGDDFASIANAARRFLDQQDGMNNTIHELFAGHLRSIVGGLTIEEMIHNRDALTGEIRSSSANEMIKLGLVVDSLQIQEIDDESGYILNLGKPHAAAVAASARIAEAQRDQEATEAEQIAAAQKAGAIRESEIKQAGFQAEVDQARAKAGQSGPLAEATARQEVVVQETRAAELEADLAEQRLQSEVRKPADARAYDTRTSADAERDAAIAKAQAEAKETELRAAADATKVKTAAEAEAQATRARGEASAAATKATGDAQAHAAKAQGLAEAEAARAKGLADAEAAKAKGLAEADAIKARAAALAENQEAVVAQQLAERWPEIVEAGAKAFGSVDNMVVLNGADGVSDMFTKALSLGGTGLGLARQLMEAMGQTSKPAEPETNGSVVPTTTDLR; this is translated from the coding sequence GTGGATCCGTTGATCCTCGCCGGCGTGATCGTCGGCGCCATCATCGTGCTTTTTGTCCTGCTGCGCATGCTGTACAAGGTCGCCGAGCCCAACGAGGCGCTGATCATCTCCGGCTGGGGTGTGCGCGTGCAGCGCACCGAGACCGCCGACAGCCTCGGGTTCAAGATCATCACCGGCAAGGGGGTGCTGGTGATCCCGGGCTTCCAGACCGCCCGGCGGCTCTCGCTGGACACCAGGGGCGCCAACCTCCAGGTCTCCTGCGTGACCAAGCAGGGCCTGCCGGTGACCGTGCGCGCGGTGGTGATCTACAAGGTGGGCGACGACTTCGCCTCGATCGCCAACGCCGCGCGCCGGTTCCTGGACCAGCAGGACGGCATGAACAACACCATCCACGAGCTGTTCGCCGGGCACCTGCGCTCGATCGTCGGCGGGCTGACCATCGAGGAGATGATCCACAACCGGGACGCGCTCACCGGCGAGATCCGCAGCTCGTCGGCGAACGAGATGATCAAGCTCGGGCTGGTGGTCGACTCGCTGCAGATCCAGGAGATCGACGACGAGTCGGGCTACATCCTGAACCTGGGCAAGCCGCACGCGGCCGCGGTGGCCGCCTCCGCCCGCATCGCCGAGGCGCAGCGCGACCAGGAGGCCACCGAGGCCGAGCAGATCGCCGCCGCGCAGAAGGCGGGCGCGATCCGGGAGAGCGAGATCAAGCAGGCCGGGTTCCAGGCCGAAGTGGACCAGGCGCGGGCGAAGGCGGGCCAGTCCGGTCCGCTGGCCGAGGCGACCGCGCGCCAGGAGGTCGTGGTCCAGGAGACCAGGGCGGCGGAGCTGGAGGCCGATCTGGCCGAGCAGCGGCTGCAGTCCGAGGTGCGCAAGCCCGCCGACGCGCGGGCGTACGACACCAGGACCTCCGCCGACGCCGAGCGCGACGCGGCGATCGCCAAGGCACAGGCCGAGGCGAAGGAGACCGAGCTGCGGGCCGCGGCCGACGCGACCAAGGTGAAGACCGCCGCCGAGGCCGAGGCGCAGGCGACCAGGGCCCGCGGTGAGGCCAGTGCCGCCGCCACCAAGGCCACCGGTGACGCCCAGGCGCACGCGGCGAAGGCGCAGGGCCTGGCCGAGGCCGAAGCCGCCAGGGCGAAGGGGCTCGCGGACGCCGAGGCGGCCAAGGCGAAGGGCCTCGCCGAGGCGGACGCGATCAAGGCGCGGGCCGCGGCGCTGGCGGAGAACCAGGAAGCCGTGGTGGCGCAGCAGCTGGCCGAGCGCTGGCCGGAGATCGTCGAGGCCGGGGCGAAGGCGTTCGGCAGCGTCGACAACATGGTGGTGCTCAACGGCGCCGACGGGGTGTCCGACATGTTCACCAAGGCGCTCTCGCTCGGCGGCACCGGGCTTGGCCTGGCCCGCCAGCTGATGGAGGCGATGGGCCAGACGAGCAAGCCGGCGGAGCCGGAGACCAACGGCTCGGTCGTGCCCACCACGACCGACCTGCGCTGA
- a CDS encoding sigma-70 family RNA polymerase sigma factor — MTETVSPVEGDFLTQADPYRRELMAHCYRMLGSVHDAEDLVQETYLRAWRAYDRFEGRSSLRTWLYRIATSACLTALESRGRRPMPTGLGAPGCEPEDDLQERHEVPWLEPVPDALTGADGADPAAIVTSRESIRLALVAALQHLPARQRAVLILRDVLKWRAAEVAELMDISTPAVNSILQRARAQLEKIAPTENEVTEPSAADQRELLDKFVTAFEAKDIPAIISLFTEDAVWEMPPFAGWYLGAERIARHLATRCPCRPGHTRLLPTWANGQPAFGTYLRERDGERFRAFNLQVLTVGQAGITHVANFVDANLFAVFDLPETLPADYPAATA; from the coding sequence ATGACGGAGACGGTGAGCCCGGTCGAGGGCGACTTCCTCACCCAGGCCGATCCGTACCGGCGCGAGCTGATGGCGCACTGCTACCGCATGCTCGGCTCGGTGCACGACGCCGAGGACCTGGTGCAGGAGACCTACCTCCGCGCGTGGCGCGCCTACGACCGCTTCGAAGGGCGCTCGTCGCTGCGCACCTGGCTCTACCGCATCGCCACCAGCGCCTGCCTGACCGCGCTGGAGAGCCGCGGGCGGCGGCCGATGCCCACCGGGCTCGGCGCGCCCGGCTGCGAGCCGGAGGACGACCTACAGGAGCGGCACGAGGTGCCCTGGCTGGAGCCGGTGCCCGACGCGCTCACCGGGGCCGACGGCGCCGACCCCGCCGCGATCGTCACCTCGCGCGAGAGCATCCGGCTCGCGCTGGTCGCCGCGCTGCAGCACCTGCCCGCCCGCCAGCGCGCGGTGCTGATCCTGCGCGACGTGCTGAAGTGGCGCGCGGCCGAGGTCGCCGAGCTGATGGACATCTCCACCCCGGCGGTGAACAGCATCCTGCAGCGCGCCCGCGCCCAGCTGGAGAAGATCGCGCCGACCGAGAACGAGGTCACCGAGCCCTCGGCCGCCGACCAGCGCGAGCTGCTCGACAAGTTCGTCACCGCGTTCGAGGCCAAGGACATCCCGGCGATCATCTCGCTGTTCACCGAGGACGCGGTCTGGGAGATGCCGCCGTTCGCCGGCTGGTACCTCGGCGCCGAGCGGATCGCCCGCCACCTGGCCACCCGCTGCCCCTGCCGCCCCGGGCACACCCGGCTGCTGCCCACCTGGGCCAACGGGCAGCCCGCGTTCGGCACCTACCTGCGCGAGCGCGACGGCGAGCGGTTCCGCGCGTTCAACCTCCAGGTGCTCACCGTCGGGCAGGCGGGCATCACGCACGTGGCGAACTTCGTGGACGCGAACCTGTTCGCCGTGTTCGACCTGCCGGAGACGCTGCCCGCGGACTACCCCGCCGCCACCGCCTGA
- a CDS encoding TIGR03086 family metal-binding protein: MPGTLAGGVDLLERSVSYALGCLRLVTDGAMANATPCRDWDLRALLAHLDDALTALAEAAEFGRVGLEPVPPVPGDPAAAVRARAGELLGAWAGEPHADLVSVAGAPMTAGVIAGAGALEVAVHGWDVARACGHDRPLPPALAAEMLGLSALFVTAADRPERFAAPIEPPGGAEPGDRLLAFLGRRA; encoded by the coding sequence ATGCCGGGGACGCTGGCAGGCGGGGTCGACCTGCTGGAGCGGTCGGTCAGCTACGCGCTCGGCTGCCTGCGGCTGGTCACCGACGGGGCGATGGCGAATGCCACCCCGTGCCGGGACTGGGATCTGCGGGCGCTGCTGGCGCATTTGGACGACGCGCTCACCGCTTTGGCCGAAGCCGCCGAATTCGGCCGCGTCGGCCTCGAACCGGTACCGCCGGTACCGGGTGATCCGGCGGCGGCCGTGCGCGCACGAGCGGGTGAGCTGCTCGGGGCGTGGGCTGGGGAACCGCACGCCGATCTGGTGTCGGTGGCCGGGGCCCCGATGACCGCGGGCGTCATCGCCGGGGCGGGCGCGCTGGAGGTGGCGGTGCACGGCTGGGACGTCGCGCGCGCGTGCGGGCACGACCGTCCACTCCCACCGGCACTGGCCGCGGAAATGCTCGGGCTTTCCGCACTGTTCGTCACCGCCGCCGACCGTCCGGAGCGATTCGCCGCACCGATCGAACCACCCGGCGGGGCCGAACCCGGTGACCGGCTGCTCGCTTTTCTCGGCCGGAGAGCTTGA